The sequence AGCACCTGTAAATCACCTTCATGACCCCCAATAGTGGACATGGAGACTTAAAAGACcggctccttttattttctctccccaccccatttcctcCTATGCCTTTCTTCTATTCCTTTTTTTTCCACTACTGAATTtgtcttgtagcaccttaaagccTACCACATGTATAGTGCTATATGCTTTTACAGAGGCCACTTCCATTATACTCTCAGAGTGCTATTCTAAGCAGGAGTTATAAAAGAGTAAGCTTCCCAACAATTGGGACAAGAGACTCCACAATGCAAAGTAGTTGTATGTATATGAGAAACCCAGTTATAAGCAAGATAGGAGAGTATTTGGCCACTAAATTTTTGAGTTGACTGGCCTGATGTTCTCTTTGTGCAAATGAATCTCTGCAGGACAGGACACAGCCTCTTTTGCCTTTTGGGAGGCAATTCAGCAAAATGACAACTGCATACCAGGGCTTGTATTCACTGGGGAAGAAACAACCCAGGTTTCAATCTATTAACACCATTCAGCAACGCCATGTTCTGGTTCTAATCCTTTATTGGATAATCTGACAACTGTTTTATGTAGCCTTTGTAGCCCGAGTTCGCTTCTTCTTCACCACCACCGGCTTCTGGCTGCGCAGAATTGCACTGGCACGACGCAGAGCAGCCTGAGAGAGAGTTAAGAGGAAAAGTGAGCCAACAAGAGCCTCCGATGGAAAACTGAGGCTGCAAAGCACAGCAGTTATTTCCAGGTCAAGCACCTCTAGCGGTTTCTTACAGAACCCAGATCCTGAAACACCTCGTTTCTATACTGCTCCTCAAACTTGTAAtaccctcctctccctcttttcAGATCTACAAACTTAAATGAGCAGAACCATCTTCACTCCTAAAGCAGAagtgaaacagaagccctttggCAATTTCTCAATGTCTTTTGCAATTCAAAACACACTATCGTAACTCTGGTTTTACACAGAAGGGCACTTTTCATTGACTGCACCACACTTTGAACATTCATAGTGTTAGATAGATTTCGTAAACACCTCAATTTTCACTTTAAAATGCCAGTTTACCTTGCCATATTGTTTCTGATGAATTGCCACCATATGCTCATTGGAGTAGTGGAGACTAAATATATCCCAGTGCAAATCTACAGAGGGAGAAACCAAAGGGCCTCAACTTACCATGCGCAGGTCTTTGCGGTAGTTGTTCTTGCGGATGATGTGGCGGAGGCTGCTAAGAGTGGCACGGGCATTTTTGTTGATGGTGATCTTCTCGTAAGAGGTGGCTGGCTTCCGCTGGCCTGCAAGAGTGAAAGGTTAGGTCGCATGGATGGAACAAGAACCTAGAATCTCTAAGATGGAAGCAGCAATGCCAAATGACACACCAGTGCACTTAGGAGAAAAATATAATAGTTTGGAAGTCCTTAccgtcagccccagtcagcatggtcaataatTAGTATAAAGGTAAAACGGTAAATGTCCCCTGGACAGtcaagtccagccaaaggcaactatggggtgtggtgctcagcTCActtttcaggaccagggagccagtgtttgtccacagacggctttccgggtcatgtggccagcatgactaaaccacttctggcgcaatggaacaccatgacggaaaccagaacgcacagaaataacatttactttcctgctgcagcagtacctatttatctacttgtactgatgtgcttttgaactgctaggctggcaggagatgggacagagcaacaggagctcacccaattGCACGGAttagaactgccgaccttcctatcagcaaacccaagaggcacagtggtttagaccacagcaccacctgcgtcccttcaaaataaggagatgtagtccagcaacatctggagattcTCAGGTTCCCACATTATAGTCACCACGCAAGGCAGGCCAGCATTTTCACCCCATATTGCAGCTGAAGTTGAGAGACACAGTGGCCTGCCTAAGACCTACCCAGTAAGCTCAGCTGAATTTTTCAGCTCCAGACTTTCAGTCCAAACTCACATTCTAGATGGCAGCACACACAAGGGAGGGACAATGGCTGATCTTAAAGGATGGGAAGATTCACAAAAGAGGAGATTGCCCCTTCAAAGAGTTTGGTCGCAGTCAGAATAGGGTTTTATATGTAATCAGCACCTTGAATTGCATGGGGAAACAGACTGAGAGCAAGTATACCCGGTGTTATTTATTTTCCGCCTTTTCCCTTGacaggactcaaggcggcttacagataaaaacaagaaccgctaaaaacacagaaatattgatcattaaaatacaattaaacactgAAAGAATTAATCCTATATACatcataaaggggggggggagtggccacACAATCGCAACAGCTTGCCCCAGTCAAGATTTCCACAGCAGCCTTCTGCACCTATTGGTTTTTCTGTGgttttcaaaggcagctccacacAAATCAGTAGTG comes from Podarcis raffonei isolate rPodRaf1 chromosome 13, rPodRaf1.pri, whole genome shotgun sequence and encodes:
- the RPL28 gene encoding 60S ribosomal protein L28 — protein: MSAHLQWMIVRNCSSFLIKRNKQIYSTEPNNLKARNSFRYNGLIHRKTVGVEPAADGKGIVVVLKKRAGQRKPATSYEKITINKNARATLSSLRHIIRKNNYRKDLRMAALRRASAILRSQKPVVVKKKRTRATKAT